CGCGATGGATAGAGATAAACGCTGGGAGCGCATAAAAGAGGCCTATGATAGCTTAGTAGGGGGAGCAAATTTAAGCAGCTTAACGCCAAGCGAGTATCTGCAAAAAAGCTACGACGAGGGCGTGACTGACGAGTTTGTAAAGCCAGCAAGCTTTAATGGCTTTAGTGGCATAGGCAAAGATGACGGCGTGATCTTTATAAATTTTAGAAATGATAGAGCAAGAGAGATTTGCCAGGCTTTGGGCGAGGAGAAATTTAGCGAGTTTGAGCGACCTTTTGCTATCAAAAATTTAATCACCATGACCGAATACGACGCAAATTTTAAATTTGAAGTGCTTTTTAAAAATGAAAAGATAAAAAACACTCTAAGCGAGGTCATAGCAGAGGCTGGACTAAGGCAACTTCACACGGCTGAGACTGAAAAATACGCCCACGTAACATTTTTCTTTAATGGTGGCGTCGAGGAACTAGCCAGCAACGAAACAAGGGTGCTCATCCCTAGTCCAAAGGTCAAAACCTACGACGAAAAGCCAGAAATGAGCGCTGCTGAGGTTTGCAAGGCTGTGCTAAAGGGCATGGAGGATGAGCAAGACTTTATCGTAGTAAATTTCGCAAATGGCGATATGGTTGGACACACTGGCAATTACGAGGCTGCTATAAAGGCGGTTGAAGCAGTGGATATGGCTCTTGGAGAAATTTATGCTAAAGCAAAAGAGAAAAACTACGCGATGATCATCACGAGCGATCACGGAAACTGCGAAGAGATGCGTGATAGCAGCGGTGAGCTACTGACAAATCACACAACTTATGACGTCTTTTGCTTTGTGATGGCTGATGGGGTTAAAGAGCTAAAAAATGGCGGCCTAAACAACATTGCGCCTAGTGTTTTAAAGCTCATGGGGCTTGAAATTCCAGCTGAAATGGACGAGGCGTTATTTTAAATTTGATAATATAAGCAAAATTTATAAGGAGAATTTATGAAATTTAGTGGAAAAAACGTGCTAATAACAGGTGCAAGCAGAGGCATCGGCGCACAAATCGCAAAGACGCTTGCAAATATGGGCTTAAAAGTGTGGATAAACTACCGCTCAAAGCCTGAAATAGCAGACGCTTTGCAAGCTGAAATCGAGCAAAATGGCGGCAAGGCTGCAGTGATAAAATTTGACGCGACAGACGAAGATGAGTTTATAAAAGGTATAAATTTGATAGTTGATAGCGACGGCGAGCTAAGCTACCTCGTAAATAACGCTGGCATAACAAACGACAAGCTAGCACTTCGCATGAAAACTAGCGAATTTACAGATGTGATAAATGCAAATTTAACTTCAGCTTTCATAGGATGTAGAGAGGCTTTAAAAGTGATGAGCAAAAAGCGCTTCGGAGCAGTCGTAAACGTCGCATCTATTGTTGGTGAGATGGGAAATGCTGGACAGGTGAATTATTCAGCCAGCAAGGGCGGACTAATCGCCATGAGTAAGAGCTTTGCAAAAGAGGGTGCGAGCAGAAATATCCGCTTTAACAGCGTAACTCCGGGCTTTATAGAGACTGATATGACGCATGGACTAAGTGATGAGGTGAAAAAAACTTATAGCGACAATATCCCACTAAAACGCTTTGGCAGTGCTAGCGAAGTAGCTGAGGCGGTTGCATTTTTACTAAGTGATCACGCTAGCTACGTGACTGGCGAGACGCTAAAAATAAACGGCGGACTTTATATGTAATGAAATTTCAACAAGTTTTGAAATTTAAAATAAATAAAAGCGTAAATATTATAAGATAACAGACATTTTTTATAAGGAGACCTTAAATGGCAGTATTTGAAGACGTAAGAGACGTAGTTGTAGAGCAACTAAGCGTAGATCCACAAGCGGTAAAACTAGAGTCTAAAATCATCGAAGATTTAGGCGCTGATTCACTTGACGTTGTAGAGCTAGTTATGGCTTTAGAAGAGAAATTTGAAGTAGAAATTCCTGATAGCGAAGCAGAGAAATTAGTAAGCATTCAAGACGTTGTAAATTATATAGAAAAACTAGGCAAATAATTTAAATTTGCATAGTTTGATTTAAGGAGATGTATTGAAACGAGTCGTTGTAACTGGTATTGGCATGATAAACGCACTTGGTCTTGATAAAGAGAGCTCTTTTAAGGCTATTTGCGAGGGTAAAACAGGTGTGAAAGAGATCACGAGCTTTGATGTAAGCGAATTCCCTGTTAAAATTGCTGCCGAGATAACTGATTTTGATCCAAATAGCATTTTAGACGGCAAAGAGGTGAAAAAAGTAGATCGTTTCATACAGCTTGGCATAAAAGCATCTAACGAAGCTATGGCTGATGCGAATTTTAAGGAGTTTGATGCTCATAAATTTGGCGTTAGCTCAGCAGCTGGTATAGGTGGTTTGCCAAATATTGAGAAAAACTCAATCACATATTTTGAAAAAGGCGTAAAGAGAATTTCGCCATTTTTCATCCCATCGGCACTTGTAAATATGCTAGGTGGCATAGTTTCAATAAACCACGGACTAAAAGGTCCAAATTTATCAAGCGTAACAGCTTGTGCAGCAAGCACTCATGCGATATCACAAGCTGCAAAATGCATAATGATCGGTCAAGCAACAAATATGCTAGTTATCGGTGCTGAATCAACTATCTGTGGCGTTGGTATAGGCGGTTTTGCAGCGATGAAAGCACTCTCAACAAGAAATGAAGAGCCAAGTAAGGCATCAAGGCCATTTGATGCAAACCGCGATGGCTTTGTAATGGGCGAGGGCGCTGGCGCACTTGTGCTTGAAGAGTACGAGTCGGCTGTTGCAAGAGGTGCTAAAATTTACGCTGAAGTAGTTGGATTTGGTGAGAGCGGAGATGCACACCACATCACATCACCAACACTTGAAGGTCCATTAAGCGCGATGAAACAAGCACTTGATATGGCAAAAGGCGTAAAGATAGACTATGTCAATGCACATGGTACTTCAACGCCAGTAAATGATAAAAATGAGACAGCTGCGTTAAAGGCTGTTTTTGGCGATAAGTGCCCACCAGTTAGTTCAACTAAAGGTCAGACTGGACACTGTTTAGGCGGTGCTGGTGCGATCGAAGCTGTCATATCTATAATGGCAATGAGAGATGGCATCATCCCTCCAACGATAAACTACGAAACGCCAGATACAGAGTGCGATCTAGACTACGTTCCAAATAAAGCCAGAAAAGCTGATATAAAAGCTGTTATGAGCAACTCGTTTGGCTTTGGTGGAACAAACGGCGTCGTGATATTTAAAAAGTTGGATTAAGATGTCAAATTATTTAGATTTTGAAAAGAGCATAAAGCAAATTGATGAAGATATAGCAAATGCTAAGATCAGAGGCGATGAACATGCTGTTGAAATTTTAAATAAGAACCTATCTAAAGAGATATCAAAAGTATATAAAAATTTAAACGAATATCAACGTTTGCAACTTGCTCGTCATCCAGACAGACCATACGCTATTGACTATATAAATTCATTTTTAGTTGATGGCTATGAAATCCATGGCGACAGGGCATTTCGCGATGACCCAGCAATAGTCTGCTACATCGGCTATATCGGAGGCAAAAAGACTGTCGTTATAGGCGAGCAAAAAGGTCGTGGCACTAAAAATAAACTAAAAAGAAATTTTGGCATGCCTCATCCGGAGGGTTACCGAAAGGCTTTACGCGTAGCAAAATTGGCTGAAAAATTTAACCTACCTATCTTATTTTTGATAGACACTCCAGGTGCATATCCTGGTGTTGGCGCTGAAGAGCGAGGTCAAAGCGAGGCCATAGCTAGAAATTTATTTGAATTTGCAAATTTAAAAACTCCAATAATAGCTGTCGTTATCGGCGAAGGCGGAAGTGGCGGTGCTTTAGCAATAGGCGTGGCTGATAGACTTGCCATGATGAAAAACTCTGTCTTTTCAGTCATTTCGCCAGAAGGTTGTGCAGCGATACTTTGGAACGACCCAGCTAAACAAGAGCAAGCTACAAAATCTATGAAGATAACGGCTGATGACTTAAAAAATTTATCGCTTATAGATGACGTGATAAACGAGCCGATAAATGGAGCCCATAGAGATAAAGACGGTGCCGCAAAAGCACTTGCAAACTACTTCATCTCAGAGCTAGCCGAGCTTGAGAAGCTTGATATAAACGAGCTTGTCACAAAAAGAATAGATAAAATTCTCTCTATCGGAGCTTATGAAGAGTAAAATTTATAGTCACAAGTGAGTTGAAATTTAAGTAAATTTACTTGTGGCTCTCCTTGACGCTAAATTTAATGTAACTTTTTTAAATTTTAAAAATTAAACAATTTTATATTTTTATCCCACTCTTTTAAATTTTATTAACTCATCTATGCGACTTTTAAGTCTTTAAAGCTAAAATTCTTAGCAAATTTCATAAAGGCTATTTGTGGATAAATTTCAAGAAAAATATATAAAACTTTCAAAAGATTACTACAAAAATAACGGCAATGCGGCAAGCGTGGAGGCTTTGTATCAGTTCAAAGAAGAGCTTGAGGCAAGCGAGGATATGCAGGCAAAGAGCGTTTTAGTAGATATTTATCAAATTTTGTCTATGCAAAAGAGTGCTTACGAGCTACTTTTAAAGATACACGATAAAAACGATAAAAAGCAGCTAAAAACACTTGGTTACCTTGCGCAGTTTGTGGATGAGGGCGACAAATGGGCGGTGCCAAGGCCAAAGAGTAAAGAGCAAATTTTAGCCCAAAAGGCAAAGGCTGCCACCTTGCCAAAATTTCGCTATCACCCAGAGCCATTAAAAACTGGTGCATTTAAAGATAATATGAGTGTCATTTGCGAGTGCTGTGGCAAAAACACAGAAATTTATTACAACAATGGCATCTACAGCGAGCAAGATGTCACCTATCTTTGCCCAGCCTGCATTGCAAATGGTGAAGCTGCTAAGAAATTTGACGCTACCTTTGTGCAGGGCGCCGATAATCTTGTCACAGATGACGCCAAAAAAGATGAGGAACTCTTTGAAAGAACACCTGGTTATGAGAGCTGGCAAGGCGAGCACTGGGTGGCGTGTTGTGATGATTATTGCGCATTTTTGGGCGATGTGGGCACGAAGGAGCTTGAGGAGCTCGGCATCGCAGACGAGGTTTTTGCGGACTACGCAAAAAGAGACGAGTATGACGTGAAAATGGCTCGCGAGCTACTCGTAGCGGGCGGCGATTTTGCTGGGTATTTGTTTCGCTGCTTGCACTGCAAAAAGTATCACATCTACATTGATGCTTGCTAGAAAGGGAAAAATATGGATCTAAATGAAATTTCTAAAGGCTGCAAAGAGCGCGGCTTGGATGAGCTTTTTGAGTTTTTAAAGCCAATGGCTAAAAATGCTATAAAGATAGATACGCAGGCTAAAGATGACGGTGATATCGCTGTTGGAGCGTCTAAATTTGGCGGACAGCCAGATCTGCCAGCTAGCGTGCCTTGGCCCTCAAATGAAAACGGCGCGCTTAGCTTTGTGGCGCAGATAAATTTTGCTGAAGTTAGTAAATTTGACACCGACGGACTTTTGCCAAAAAGTGGCATGCTCTATCTTTTTTATGATATAAATTTACGCATTTGGGGCTATGACCCTGCTGATAAAAAGGGCTTTGCCGTGATCTTTAGTGAGGCAGTTCAAGACCAGCTTGCTCGCCAAAACATGGATAGTGGAAATTTCACATTTGGCGCACGCTCTCTTAGCTTTAAAAACGAGTTAAATTTGCCAAGTTTGCAAAGCTCGCTCGTGCCATTTGGTAAATTTAGCGAGGAGGAGTGGGAGGCATATCACGAGATCATCGAGCCAAGCTGGCAGGCCAAAGAAAACAAGCTCCTTGGTCACTCTGACAACATTCAAGACGGCATGGAGCTAGAGTGCGAGCTCGTGGCAAATGGCCTTGACTGCGGCGATGGTAGCGCTTATCACCACCAAAATATCGCTGAGTTTGAGAAAAATGCCGCCCAGTGGCAGCTGCTTTTGCAGATAGATAGCGACTGGGAAAGCGACATGGACTGGGACGGAGAGGGCAGAATTTATCTGTGGATAAAGAGGGATGACCTGGCGGTGCGCAACTTTAGCAAGATGTGGCTAGTTTTGCAAACAAGCTAATTATGAAAATTTATTAAGATCGCTTGTTTTTTGTATCATTGACAATCCTTTTAAAGGGATTTATGCCTAAAATTTCATCACGTAGGCACTTTCTTGCTACGATTGCTTTGCTTGCAGTAAGTGTCATTTTGCCTACTTTTGCTCACACGTCGTCCACAAAAGGTCGAAGCCAAACAAATTTAAAAAAGATGATTAAAAATATCGTTTTAGTTCATGGCACATTTGTTGATGGTTCTTGCTACGCTGAGTTGATCCGCCACTTGCAAGAAGCTGGCATTAACACCGTTGCTGTGCAAAATCCGCTAACTTCTCTTGCATCAGCGTTTTGCAAAGCAGATAAATGCAAAGACAAAAGTGGGCATCTTTTGATGATCTCACAGCCAAAAGGGCTGGCAAACTGGCTCATTGAGATTGCGGATTTGATCTAATTTTATAAAACAAGCCACTTTAAATGAGTAGCTTGAAGCTAAATTTTACTAGCATTTTTGCCCATCAAGGCTTTAAATTTATCTTTTCTTTTTATAAAATACCAAGCTTATCAATGCCCAAATTTAGGCAAATTTTAGTAAAATCTTCAAAAATTTAAAGGCAAAATATGTTTAATGGCTTAATCAGAGAGCTTGCCGAGGTCATTAGCTACTCGCAAAATGTTCTACGGCTAAAGGCTAAATTTCGCCCAAATTTAGGCGACAGCATCGCAGTAAATGGCGCTTGCTTAAGCGTGACCAAACTATATGAGGACGGCTTTAGCGTGGAGCTAAGCGCAGAGAGCAGGGCAAATGTCGCGGTTGAAAATTTAGCTGGCAGGGTGCATATCGAGCCTGCGATGAAGCTAGCAGAGCGAGTAGATGGGCATTTGATGCAAGGGCACATCGACTTTATCGGCGTGATCTCAGCTATCAAAAAGCATGAAAACGGCGTTGATTTTTACATCGACCTGCCAAAGGAGGCGATAGCTCTGATGGCAAACAAGGGCTCGGTGGGCGTTGAGGGCGTGAGCCTTACGATAAATGAAATTTTGCCAAAGGGCATAAGGCTAACCATCATACCGATCACGTTTAGAGATAGTCTTTTTGGCACTTTCAAGGTCGGCAGACGCGTAAATATCGAGAGCGACTTGCTGGCTCGCTACGTGGCTAGGATGCTTGAGGCTAAGCAAAATGGCGGCCTTAGCTGGGACGAGGTCGAGAGAATTTCAAGCCTCTACTAAGCGAGCGAAGATGCGTGAAAATTTAGAGATCGTTTTTGATAAAAATGGCATAGTGGCTGGCTTTACAAATAGATTTGGTGGCGTGAGTGAGGGTAAATTTAGCTCGCTAAATTTGGGCGATCACGTGGGCGATGAGCCAAAAGATGTCATAAAAAATAGAGAAATTTTGGCTAAAAATTTGGGCGTTAGGCAGCTTAAATTTATGAAGCAGATCCACTCGGACAAGGTTTTTGTCCTTGAAAACGAGGAGGATGAGCTGCCAGAGTGCGACGCTGTGATCACAAATTTAAGCGATGTGGGCATCTGCGTTTTGGTGGCGGACTGCTCGCCAGTTGTGATGATAGATGAGAGGCAGGGTGCCATCTGCGTGGCTCATGCGGGCAGAGCCGGCGTGATGCTAAAAATTTGCACAAAAGCCGTTATGCTTATGGGCGAGAAATTTGGCTCAAGAGCGGGCGAGATGAGCGTCTTTGTCGGAGCAAATATAAAAGGCGGCTGCTACGAGGTGGGCGAGCTTGATCTTGGGGAATTTAACGCATATAAGATAGGTAGAAATTTTGATATGAACGCAGCCTTGAGAGATGAATTTAGCGCACTTGGGATTAGAAATTTAAACTTTAGCGAGGTCTGCACGCACTGTGACGAGAGATATTTTTCATACCGAAGAGACGGCGTGTGCGGTAGATTTTGCGGATTTGCAGTGAAATTTAAGGATAAAAATGTATGAGAGCTTTAAAAATCCACTAGCGGCAAAAATAGCTCAAAACGCTAGAAATTTGGGCTTTGAGCAGCTTATGAACGAAGAGTTTGTGCAGATGCTACTTAGCTCAAAAAAGATGGAGCTAAGCGCCGTGGATAGGGAAAATATCGAGCAAATTTTTATAAAACTGATGGAGATAGAAGAAAAAGTACAACTTAGCAAATAAAGGAGAAAATATGCTTTTGCTTAAAAATGCTAATCTATACACGCCAAAATTTCTTGGCAAGCGCGATGTTTTGGTAGGTGGCGGTAAAATTTTAGCTATCGGCGAGGGGCTAAGCTTTAGCGTAGAAGGGCTTGAAATTTACGACCTAAAAGGCAAAATTTTGGCTCCAGGCCTCATTGATCAGCACGTGCATATTACGGGTGGTGGCGGCGAGGCTGGATATCACTCAAGAACGCCTGAGATCACGCTTAGCCAGATCGTAAAATACGGCACAACGACGCTTGTTGGCGTTTTGGGGACTGACGGGGTCACTAGAAGCTTGGAAAATCTCTACTCAAAAGCAAAAGCGCTCGAGTTTGAGGGCATCTCGACCTTCATCCACACTGGCTCATACGCAAGCCCCTGTGTGACATTTACCGGCGACATCGCAAAGGATCTCATACTAATCGACAAAGTGATCGGCGTCAAGATCGCACTGACCGACAACCGCGGCAGCTACGTCTCAAAAGAGGAGCTCATCAAGATCCTAAGCAAGATACGCATAGGCGGCATGGTCTCTAAAAAAGGCGGCGTGCTTCACATGCATATGGGCGGACTGAGCGAGAAATTTGACAACGTCTTTAAGGTGATAAAAGACTACGAATTTCCAGTTCATTACTTCTCGCCGACACACTGCGCTAGGACGAAGGATCTGTTTAACGAGGCTTTGAAATTTCAAAAAATGGGCGGAAATATCGATATTACAAGCGGTGGGAGTAAATTTGCCCCACTTCACGAGGTGGTGGCTTATGGCGTTGAAAATGGGCTAAATTTAGAGCGCCTAACGATGAGCTCAGACGGCAACGGCAGCGTGCCTAAATTTAATGAAAATGGCGAGCTTGTGGGATACGGCTGTGCCTCATGTGCGTCAAATTTAGAGGTATTGCAAGCTTTGGTAAGAAATAAAATTTTAAAGATAGAAGACACTTTGGCTTTGATGAGTAAAAACGTGGCGAAATATCTAAATTTAAGCCAAAAAGGCGAGATAAAAGTGGGCAATGACGCTGATCTTTGCGTCTTTGATGAGGAGCTAAATTTATACGACGTGATCGCAAAAGGCGAGTTTTGTGTCAAGGACGAAAAGGTCGTTAAAAAAGGCTTTTTCGAGTAAATTTAAAGAAATTTGAGCTTTATTTGTAGCTAAAGAAATCTTTAAATTTAGCTTCAATAAAGCCAAGTTTCAATATAATCCAAGCTTTATTTCACACACGACAATCCTAAATTTGGTTGTGCGAAAGCATTAATGGTCGTGGAGGATAAAACTAAATTCAAGGCAAAATGCCTAAAACAAGGAGAAACTCATGGTAACTATGAGAGATTTATTAGAGTGTGGCGTACATTTTGGTCACCAAACACGCCGCTGGAACCCAAAGATGAAAAAATTTATCTTTGGCGAGAGAAAAGGTATCTATATTATAGATCTACAAAAGACTATCCGCTACTTCCGCTACACTTACAACATTGTTCGTGACGCAGCCGCTGAAGGCAAGTCAGTGCTATTTGTCGGTACTAAAAAACAAGCTATCGACGCTATCAAAGAGTACGCTGAGAAATGCGGAATGCCTTATGTAAATCACCGCTGGCTAGGTGGTATGATGACAAACTTCGGTACTATCCGCCAGTCTATCCGCAAACTAGAAGTTATCGAGGCTATGGAAGAAGATGGCTCGATAAATTTACTAACTAAAAAAGAGGCTTTGATGCTTCGCCGCAAAAAAGAGAAGCTTATCGCAACTCTAGGCGGTATCCGCAATATGAAAAGCCTACCTGATATGATATTTGTCGTTGATACAGTTAAAGAAAAGATCGCTGTTCAAGAGGCAAATCGCTTAAAAATCCCAGTTGTAGCACCAATAGATACAAACTGCGATCCTGACGTTGTTGATTATCCTATCCCAGGAAACGACGACGCGATCCGCTCTGTTCAGCTTTTCTGCCAAGAGATGGCTGAGGCGATCAACGAGGGCAAATCACTTCTTGAGCAAGATGGTGGCGAGCAAGCTGCTGGCGAAGAAGTAAGCCAAGATGAGAAAGATGCAGTTGTAGCTGAGGCTATGAGCGAAGAAGACTTTGGCGAGGACGAAGAGTAATGGAAATAACTGCACAAATGGTAAAAGAGCTCCGCGAATCAACCGGAGCTGGCATGATGGACTGCAAAAAGGCACTTGGCGAAGCAAATGGCGACATGGAAAAAGCTGTTGATATCCTTCGTGAAAAAGGCCTAGGTCAAGCTGCTAAAAAGGCTGACCGCCTTGCAAGCGAGGGCTTAGTAAGCGTTGAAGTTTGCTCAAAATGCAAAAAAGCAACTATCAGTGAGATCAACTCTGAGACTGACTTCGTTGCTAGAAACCCACAGTTTCAAGCACTTGCAAAAGACACAACAGCTCACATCCAATCAAGTGGTATAAAAACAGTTGAAGAGCTAAATACAAGTACTTTAAATGGTGTTAAATTTGAAGAATATTTCAAAACCCAGATCGCAACTATCGGCGAAAACCTTGTAGTTCGCCGCTTTGAGACTATTAGTGCTGATGATAAGGGCGTGGTAAATGGTTACGTTCACTCAAATGGCCGTGTTGGCGTACTTATCGGTGCAGCTTGCGAAAGTGCTGAAGTTGCAAACAAAGCAGCTGAATTTATAAGAAATTTATGTATGCATGCAGCTGCTATGAAGCCAAGCGTTATAAGTTACAAAGATCTTGATAGAGATTTTGTTGAGAAAGAATTTATCGCACTTCGCGCCGAACTTGAAAAAGAAAATGAAGAGCTAAAACGCCTAGGCAAGCCACTTCACCACATCCCTGAGTATGCTAGCCGCTGCCAGATAGGTGAGGCAGAGCTTGCAAAAGCTACAAAAGTGATCGAAGAAGAGCTAAAAGCTGAGGGCAAACCTGAGAAAATTTGGGATAAGATCATCCCTGGCAAGATCGAGAGATTTTACGCTGATAATACAGTGCTTGACCAACGCCTTACACTTTTAGGTCAGTTTTATGTAATGGATGATAAAAAGACTATCGAACAAGTTATCGAAGAGAAGAGCAAAGAGCTTGGCGGCAAGATCAAGATCGTAAAATACGTTCGTTTCGAGCTTGGCGAAGGCTTAGAGAAAAAAGTAGATGACTTTGCTGCAGAAGTTGCTGCTCAAATAGGCTAATGGAAATTTTAAGAGCGTCTAATCTAGGCTTTGCGTATGATTATACGCTCTTTAACAATATAAATTTAACTCTCAATCAAAAACAAAGCATCGCGATAACAGGTGTTAGCGGTTGTGGCAAATCAACGCTTTTACACATACTTTCAACACTTTTAAAACCAAATTTTGGCGAGGTCATCTATCAAGATAGATCGATCTACGAGCTTTCTCAAAACGAGCTTTTGGCCATTAGAAGGCTTCATTTTGGCATTATTTTTCAGTCGCACTATCTTTTTAAAGGTTTTAGCGCTTATGAAAATATCGAGCTTGCAAGTATCTTATCTGGCGAAAATATAGAAAAAAATGATCTTGAAGCGCTAAAAATTTCAAGCGTTATAAATCAAAAAGTTGGCGAGCTAAGTGGCGGCCAGCAGCAGCGTGTCAGCATCGCTAGAGTGCTTACCAAAAAGCCAAAGATCATCTTTGCAGACGAGCCAACGGGCAACCTTGATAAGCAAACGGCAAATGAAGTGATGCAAGTTTTGTTTGACTATATAAATGAAAATAGCGCTGCCCTTGTTTTAGTCACTCACGACAACGACCTAGCCGCGAAATGTGACAATTCATACAAGCTTGAAAATAAAGAGCTTGTGCAAATTTCTTAAAATTTAGCTTCAAATTTCTAAAAACGACCGCTTAAATTTAAAAAACAAAGTAAAATTTTGTAAAATTAGTAAAAAAATTAAAAGAGCAAAATGGAACTAGTAGAATTTTTTGGAGCCGATAAAGCAATAGTTTTTATGCTTTTGTTTGCACGCCTAAGCGGTCTCATCGTTTTTTTTCCATTTTATTCGCACAATCAAATTCCTCTTAGCGTAAAAACGCTTTTAGTTTTTGTCCTTTGCGTCGTGCTATTTCCCATCTCAAAAGCTCATGAAAACTCTATAAATTTCTTAATCGGCGAGATCTTAGGCGAGGTTATGCTAGGACTAAGTGCCGGACTTATGCTAACCATCATCTTTGCCACACTTCAAATGGCAGGGGAGCAAATTTCCATGGTCATGGGCTTTTCGATGGCGTCGGTGCTTGACCCACAAACTGGCACAAACTCTCCAGTCATTGCAAACCTCATAAATTTCATCGCGCTGCTAACATTTCTAGCTTTTGATGGGCATCATTTGCTCCTTCAGTTTTACGCTAGCTCACTTGCTGTGGTGCCACTTGGCGACTTTTATCCACGCCCCGGCATCATGAGCTATGCGATAAATTTATTTACAAATTTGTTTATGTTTGGCTTTATCATGTCATTTCCGATCATCGCGCTTTCTTTGCTCTCAGACTCCATTTTTGGCATGCTCATGAAGACGATGCCGCAGTTTAACCTACTAGTCATCGGCTATCCTATCAAAGTGACGATCGGATTTTCTGTTTTGATAGCCATTTTAGCAGGCATTATGAAGATAATGAGCGACCTACTTTTAAAAGTGATAAATGATCTGCCGGCTCTGTTTTTTTAAGAAAATAGCAATGAAATTTATCATAGAATAGGCTTTTACTATTACAAGGAGGGATGATGAAAGTTGCTCTAATAAATAAAAATCCAGCAGTTTCACGTCTGATAACTTTAAGTCTGAATAAAATCGGTACCGAATATAGCGAATTTGAGGATCTAAATGGATTTGACGATGCTCAGTTTGACTTTATCATAATCGACAGCGACGTGGACAGCAGTGAGCTTGCGACTACAAAAGATGTGATGTATCTAGCAAGTCGTGGCGAGAATAAACCAGAATTTGCTACTTTGATGCTTGAAAAACCATTTTTACCAACTGAATTTATAAGTGTTTTTGAGCAAAATATCCCAAAAGATGAGCCAGCTGCCGAGCATGGCGAGAGTGAG
This genomic stretch from Campylobacter concisus harbors:
- the rpsB gene encoding 30S ribosomal protein S2: MVTMRDLLECGVHFGHQTRRWNPKMKKFIFGERKGIYIIDLQKTIRYFRYTYNIVRDAAAEGKSVLFVGTKKQAIDAIKEYAEKCGMPYVNHRWLGGMMTNFGTIRQSIRKLEVIEAMEEDGSINLLTKKEALMLRRKKEKLIATLGGIRNMKSLPDMIFVVDTVKEKIAVQEANRLKIPVVAPIDTNCDPDVVDYPIPGNDDAIRSVQLFCQEMAEAINEGKSLLEQDGGEQAAGEEVSQDEKDAVVAEAMSEEDFGEDEE
- the iadA gene encoding beta-aspartyl-peptidase; amino-acid sequence: MLLLKNANLYTPKFLGKRDVLVGGGKILAIGEGLSFSVEGLEIYDLKGKILAPGLIDQHVHITGGGGEAGYHSRTPEITLSQIVKYGTTTLVGVLGTDGVTRSLENLYSKAKALEFEGISTFIHTGSYASPCVTFTGDIAKDLILIDKVIGVKIALTDNRGSYVSKEELIKILSKIRIGGMVSKKGGVLHMHMGGLSEKFDNVFKVIKDYEFPVHYFSPTHCARTKDLFNEALKFQKMGGNIDITSGGSKFAPLHEVVAYGVENGLNLERLTMSSDGNGSVPKFNENGELVGYGCASCASNLEVLQALVRNKILKIEDTLALMSKNVAKYLNLSQKGEIKVGNDADLCVFDEELNLYDVIAKGEFCVKDEKVVKKGFFE
- a CDS encoding acetyltransferase, which translates into the protein MYESFKNPLAAKIAQNARNLGFEQLMNEEFVQMLLSSKKMELSAVDRENIEQIFIKLMEIEEKVQLSK
- a CDS encoding polyphenol oxidase family protein, which encodes MRENLEIVFDKNGIVAGFTNRFGGVSEGKFSSLNLGDHVGDEPKDVIKNREILAKNLGVRQLKFMKQIHSDKVFVLENEEDELPECDAVITNLSDVGICVLVADCSPVVMIDERQGAICVAHAGRAGVMLKICTKAVMLMGEKFGSRAGEMSVFVGANIKGGCYEVGELDLGEFNAYKIGRNFDMNAALRDEFSALGIRNLNFSEVCTHCDERYFSYRRDGVCGRFCGFAVKFKDKNV
- the tsf gene encoding translation elongation factor Ts — protein: MEITAQMVKELRESTGAGMMDCKKALGEANGDMEKAVDILREKGLGQAAKKADRLASEGLVSVEVCSKCKKATISEINSETDFVARNPQFQALAKDTTAHIQSSGIKTVEELNTSTLNGVKFEEYFKTQIATIGENLVVRRFETISADDKGVVNGYVHSNGRVGVLIGAACESAEVANKAAEFIRNLCMHAAAMKPSVISYKDLDRDFVEKEFIALRAELEKENEELKRLGKPLHHIPEYASRCQIGEAELAKATKVIEEELKAEGKPEKIWDKIIPGKIERFYADNTVLDQRLTLLGQFYVMDDKKTIEQVIEEKSKELGGKIKIVKYVRFELGEGLEKKVDDFAAEVAAQIG
- the fliR gene encoding flagellar biosynthetic protein FliR, with product MELVEFFGADKAIVFMLLFARLSGLIVFFPFYSHNQIPLSVKTLLVFVLCVVLFPISKAHENSINFLIGEILGEVMLGLSAGLMLTIIFATLQMAGEQISMVMGFSMASVLDPQTGTNSPVIANLINFIALLTFLAFDGHHLLLQFYASSLAVVPLGDFYPRPGIMSYAINLFTNLFMFGFIMSFPIIALSLLSDSIFGMLMKTMPQFNLLVIGYPIKVTIGFSVLIAILAGIMKIMSDLLLKVINDLPALFF
- a CDS encoding riboflavin synthase produces the protein MFNGLIRELAEVISYSQNVLRLKAKFRPNLGDSIAVNGACLSVTKLYEDGFSVELSAESRANVAVENLAGRVHIEPAMKLAERVDGHLMQGHIDFIGVISAIKKHENGVDFYIDLPKEAIALMANKGSVGVEGVSLTINEILPKGIRLTIIPITFRDSLFGTFKVGRRVNIESDLLARYVARMLEAKQNGGLSWDEVERISSLY
- a CDS encoding ABC transporter ATP-binding protein, producing MEILRASNLGFAYDYTLFNNINLTLNQKQSIAITGVSGCGKSTLLHILSTLLKPNFGEVIYQDRSIYELSQNELLAIRRLHFGIIFQSHYLFKGFSAYENIELASILSGENIEKNDLEALKISSVINQKVGELSGGQQQRVSIARVLTKKPKIIFADEPTGNLDKQTANEVMQVLFDYINENSAALVLVTHDNDLAAKCDNSYKLENKELVQIS